The genomic window CGGATCCAAATACAATCACACACTATCAGGGAGCGGTAAAAGAGCTCTCCACGCTCACTAAGTGGCGCCAGGAATTTGAGGCTAAAGCAAGTCTGGAAGATATATGTAAAGAAGACCCTCAACCACTTATTGAATGGATGGGCTCAGAAACCGAATCTCAATCACTGGTCCAAAAAAGATGGTTCTTTACTCCCTTTCCATTTATAACTATTCTCCTTTCGGTTGTTTTGGCTTTCTTTGTAAACCCTTCATGGATTTTTCTGTGGATTCCTGTGAACCTGATTACATACTTTGCCATCGATCAGAAGATTAACAAAGATCTTAGCCGGTTTGAACACTATGAAAATTCTATAGCCGCATACTCCACTCTTCTTAGAATGATAGAAAGTGCTGATTTCTCCTCTTCTAAACTTCACCAAATAAAAAGTAGTCTTGATGGAGAGCATCGTATAGCGCCATCCAAAGCTGTTCGGATATTTAATAAACGTCTTTCACTTGCCCAGATTCGCCATAATGCTTTCGTAGCTTTTTTTCTCAACCTGTTTTTCCTCTGGGACCTTCAAACCCTTTATCTGCTCTATTCCTGGAGGAGAAAATTTGGGACAAACTTTAGTCCCTGGATCGATTCCATTGCCACAATTGAAGCATTCATCTCATTATCAAACCTGTTTTTTGAAAACCCACAGTGGAGGTTTCCAAAACTTAACAAAGATACAGATGAGTTTTCAGCAAAACATCTGGGACATCCCTTAATTCACCAATCAAAGCGAATAACCAACGACTTTAACAGCCCCGGGAAGAAAACCGCGACCATTGTAACCGGATCCAATATGTCAGGAAAAACCACCTTTCTCCGAACAATTGGTATCAATCTGGTTCTGGCTTATTCAGGAGCCCCCGTTTGCGCTTCGGAGTGTAGCACTCCCCTTGTTAAAATTTACTCCTCAATGCGCATCACCGATGATCTTCAGGGCGGTATCTCCACGTTTTACTCTGAACTGATTAAAATCAAACGCATTATAAACCATCTTTGCGATGATCGTGCACTGGTGTTAATTGATGAAATATTCAGAGGTACAAACTCAAGAGACCGCCATACAGCGGCTCTAATAGTTATTAAACAATTGCTTAAACATAACTCTATGGTGATTGTTTCAACTCATGATTATGAACTAACAAGTCTCGAAAAGAATGATCCTTCTATCTACTTTAATTATCACTTCAGGGATACTTATACAGATAACACAATCCACTTTGACTACAAGCTTTACCCCGGACCATCAGATCAAAGTAACGCACTGGCGTTGGTCAGGTTGGCAGGAATCGATGTGGAGTAGAATAACTTCTTGTGCTCATCGTCCTGGATACCGTAAAGTATAAATCATCAGGCCCAAAAGATTCTACTAACAACCTGTTTACTACTAACATCCAGTATCGGTTGTTACTGCACGGTAAAGGCCGCAAGCAGAGCATTTCTCATTTAAACAGCATTAAAAAAACCTCCTCAAGATGATAGCGTACATCTAAAGGAGGTTTTCGATTTTTTTTAAACGTATTTTAATCCTATGCGCACCGGGGTTTTAGCTGTGTATCCCCCGTTTTAAGCAGCTTTGCGTTTCCCTTTATCTTCACCTTCTACCTTAACGTCCTCTTTTTTCACCTCACCACTTACCTTTTTCTCTTCAGTGTGAGCTTCTTTATGAATCTTAAGCTCCTCTTTTACCTTAGGGCGTTTCCGTATTTCTACCTCTTCTTCCCTAACAGGTATTCTTGTTTCCCCTTCCTTAAACTCCCTGTCTTCAGGCTTAAGCTGTTGCGTTTCATCACTAACGGGTTTGCGCTCAACAATTACCTCTTCCTTTGAAACCGGAACGGTGAAGTTTTTCATCTCTGTATGAACCACTTTTCTCACCCTTACCTCGCCTTTTTGACGGGCAACCTTAACTGCTTCAAGCTCCTCTTCCTTAACCGGAACAGTCAGTTCGTTAGTTTTTTCGTAATCAGTCCAGCCTTTATAATCCTTTTCTTTCCATTCACTCAGTTCTGTTTGTTTCTGATTGATTATACAATCACTTTCCTTTATTTCCATTACATCATCATAACGGAAAGTAAAATCTTTGGGGAAGAAAAATCCTTTTTCTATTGTTAAATAATCATCATTGAGTTCGATTATTTTCCCCAACTTTTCTCCATCCTGAGTGTAGGCATTCAATCCCTCTTTTGCTCCTGGATACTTCTCCAGAAACTGTTTTTTCTTAAGCATAATGTACCCCCCTTTTACAGTGAAAATATGGGATATGCGCATATAATATTACGCCGCCCGAAAGCCCTTTAGTATGCCGAAATCTTCATTTTCCGCACAAACAGTAAGTTTTACTATAGAAAAACTATACAGTTTTTAAGGCTCTTGAATTTGGGATCTCAAAAAAAAAGGAAATAAACGTTTGATAGATTAAAAAAGGTTATTTTTAAACGTTAAAATTTACACTCTTCTGGGATGAAAAAATACAGATTATTTACGAGTGCACTGAGGAGTAAATTGTGTTGAAAGCTATTATAACGGTGGCAAGGAATGGGTAACGCTATTACCCCAAAAGAGTAATAGCGTTATTTTTTTTAAATGCAGACCCTGGTTAGTCGTTTGTCTTTGCTGCTTTAACTGTTTTAAGAAGAGAGTCGATTGTATTCTCATCCACATCCCTTAAGGAGACCATGGCGTCTTCGTGTCCTGCTTCAGCACAAAGAGCAATGGTGTAGCAGTTTGTTCCAGCCCTGATCAGTTTCAATGCTACGTTGGCATAATGACAGTGCACCCCAACAAAGATACAAACGTCTATCTCATTGTGCCAGATAGTGATATTAGGATGGTTGGGGTTAATTTCAACTTCTGGGTTAATCTTGGGATACTTTGGCCTGTAATCGGCCATGGGTATTACTTTGGCATTACACTCCTGAGCCAGTTCTTTTATCAAAGCAGCCTTTTTCCCTACCGTTTTGGACCAGTTCCAAAGAAGCAGGGGGCCTGGAAAGATTACCGGATTTTTTGCTCCAAGAAGTTTTTTGGCGATATGTGACAGCGCCTGGTCCTGGGAAGTAATTTCTCCTTCAATGAGTGCCTGCCCGCGATCAGGCAGCTCAACTCCCATCATCGCAGCCGCCGGAGATATAAATCCTTCAGGGCCGGCAACCACACTATATTTTTCCTGATACATTTTTTTCAACTCCTGTGAGCATATTTATGCCCTTTAAATCCCCTGATACTAAACTTTAGTCTTCAAATATACTATGTTGAATGGGGTTTTGCACCAAAAAGGTGGGGTGGAAATAACCTTCATTCCCTTTTACTTCTCAACGCTCAAAGCTCATAGCTGGATACAGCGTGTACGGGCACGTTTGGGTGGAGCCTTGGGCTATAGTCGGGGGGAGGAATTTGGAATTTGGAATGAAGGAATGAAGGAATGAAGAAGATTGCCCCAGGTAGAGAAACCATGGGGCTAATATAGAAAACCCCTTTGGGGTATTATAGCGACGTTCCCAGGCGTTTGATATAGGCAGATGTCCTAAACCGTTCGAGCAGTTCCTCGAGCGTAGCCGAGAGGCGTAACTGTTCTAATATACTGTGATGAAAATAGTAACAA from Chitinispirillales bacterium ANBcel5 includes these protein-coding regions:
- a CDS encoding YsnF/AvaK domain-containing protein encodes the protein MLKKKQFLEKYPGAKEGLNAYTQDGEKLGKIIELNDDYLTIEKGFFFPKDFTFRYDDVMEIKESDCIINQKQTELSEWKEKDYKGWTDYEKTNELTVPVKEEELEAVKVARQKGEVRVRKVVHTEMKNFTVPVSKEEVIVERKPVSDETQQLKPEDREFKEGETRIPVREEEVEIRKRPKVKEELKIHKEAHTEEKKVSGEVKKEDVKVEGEDKGKRKAA
- a CDS encoding carbon monoxide dehydrogenase beta subunit family protein, translated to MYQEKYSVVAGPEGFISPAAAMMGVELPDRGQALIEGEITSQDQALSHIAKKLLGAKNPVIFPGPLLLWNWSKTVGKKAALIKELAQECNAKVIPMADYRPKYPKINPEVEINPNHPNITIWHNEIDVCIFVGVHCHYANVALKLIRAGTNCYTIALCAEAGHEDAMVSLRDVDENTIDSLLKTVKAAKTND